A single Saccharolobus shibatae B12 DNA region contains:
- a CDS encoding ATP-dependent DNA ligase, whose protein sequence is MEFKVIAEYFDKLEKISSRLQLTALLADLLSKSDKAIIDKVVYIIQGKLWPDFLGYPELGIGEKFLIKAISIATNTDENSVENLYKSTGDLGEVARRLKSKQQSTGILGFLGTSSKESLTVDEVYSTLSKVALTTGEGSRDLKIRLLAGLLKKADPLEAKFLVRFVEGRLRVGIGDATVLDAMAIAFGGGQSASEIVERAYNLRADLGNIAKIIVEKGIEALKTLKPEVGIPIRPMLAERLSNPEEILKKVGGSALVDYKYDGERAQIHKKSDKIFIFSRRLENITSQYPDVVEYISKYVEGKEFIIEGEIVAVDPESGEMRAFQELMHRKRKSDIYEAIKEYPVNVFLFDLMYYEDVDYTTKPLEVRRKLLESIVKPNDYVKIAHHIQVNNVEDLKSFFYRAISEGGEGVMVKAIGKDAIYQAGARGWLWIKLKRDYQSEMADTVDLVVVGGFYGKGKRGGKISSLLMAAYNPKTDTFESVCKVASGFSDEQLDELQKKLMEIKRDIKHPRVNSKMEPDIWIEPVYVAEIIGAEITISPLHTCCQDVVEKDAGLSIRFPRFIRWRDDKSPEDATTTDEILEMYNKQPKKKIESPLVDESV, encoded by the coding sequence ATGGAGTTTAAAGTTATTGCCGAATACTTTGATAAATTAGAGAAGATATCTTCAAGGCTCCAGCTTACAGCTTTACTGGCTGATCTTTTAAGCAAAAGCGATAAGGCAATTATAGATAAGGTAGTTTATATTATACAAGGCAAATTATGGCCCGATTTTCTAGGTTATCCAGAGCTTGGAATTGGAGAGAAATTCTTAATAAAAGCAATTAGTATAGCTACGAACACAGATGAAAATTCAGTAGAAAATCTCTATAAGTCAACAGGTGATCTTGGAGAAGTAGCTCGAAGGTTGAAAAGTAAGCAGCAAAGTACAGGAATTTTAGGTTTTTTGGGTACTTCAAGTAAAGAGAGCTTAACAGTGGATGAAGTTTACTCTACGTTATCTAAGGTGGCATTAACTACGGGAGAGGGTAGTAGAGATTTAAAGATAAGATTACTGGCAGGATTGTTAAAAAAGGCAGATCCGTTAGAGGCCAAGTTCCTAGTTAGATTTGTTGAAGGTCGACTTAGAGTTGGTATAGGAGATGCGACAGTTTTAGATGCTATGGCAATAGCTTTTGGCGGGGGGCAATCAGCATCAGAAATAGTTGAAAGAGCTTATAATCTTAGGGCGGATCTAGGAAACATTGCAAAAATTATAGTAGAGAAGGGAATTGAAGCCTTAAAGACTCTAAAACCTGAAGTTGGAATACCAATTAGACCGATGCTAGCTGAAAGGTTATCAAACCCTGAAGAAATATTAAAGAAAGTAGGTGGAAGTGCACTAGTCGATTATAAATACGATGGAGAGAGGGCCCAAATACACAAAAAAAGTGACAAAATTTTTATATTTTCGCGAAGATTAGAGAACATTACTTCTCAGTATCCAGATGTAGTAGAGTATATTAGTAAATACGTTGAAGGCAAAGAGTTCATTATAGAAGGAGAAATAGTGGCTGTAGATCCAGAAAGCGGTGAGATGAGAGCATTTCAGGAGTTAATGCACAGAAAGAGGAAGTCAGATATTTACGAAGCAATTAAAGAGTACCCAGTAAACGTATTTCTCTTTGATTTAATGTATTATGAAGATGTGGATTATACTACAAAGCCATTAGAAGTTAGGAGAAAATTGTTAGAAAGTATTGTAAAACCAAACGACTATGTAAAAATAGCTCATCATATTCAAGTTAATAATGTAGAGGATCTTAAATCGTTCTTCTATCGAGCAATATCTGAGGGTGGAGAGGGAGTAATGGTGAAGGCAATTGGAAAAGATGCAATATATCAAGCCGGTGCTAGGGGTTGGTTATGGATAAAGCTTAAACGTGATTATCAAAGCGAGATGGCTGATACAGTAGACTTAGTAGTTGTTGGTGGTTTCTATGGGAAGGGTAAAAGAGGCGGCAAGATAAGCTCACTATTAATGGCCGCATACAATCCTAAGACTGATACTTTCGAATCTGTTTGCAAGGTGGCTAGTGGCTTCTCAGATGAGCAACTTGATGAGTTACAGAAGAAGTTAATGGAAATAAAGAGGGATATAAAACATCCTAGAGTTAATTCTAAGATGGAACCAGATATATGGATAGAGCCAGTTTATGTAGCGGAAATAATTGGAGCGGAGATAACAATATCTCCTTTACATACTTGTTGTCAAGACGTCGTAGAGAAGGATGCTGGTTTATCTATAAGATTTCCTCGATTTATAAGATGGAGAGACGATAAAAGTCCAGAAGATGCTACAACCACTGATGAGATACTTGAAATGTACAACAAGCAGCCTAAGAAGAAGATCGAATCACCACTTGTAGACGAGAGCGTTTAA